Proteins co-encoded in one Bacillus infantis NRRL B-14911 genomic window:
- a CDS encoding AtpZ/AtpI family protein yields MRRKDRHPFQAMALMSAILSQLVGSVLIGIFLGRWLDDVIGTEPLFLIVGLLIGLAAGTYAMLHLVRRFFTGD; encoded by the coding sequence ATGCGTCGAAAAGACCGCCACCCGTTTCAAGCCATGGCTTTAATGTCCGCCATCCTTTCCCAATTAGTAGGCTCCGTCCTGATCGGCATCTTCCTTGGAAGATGGCTTGATGATGTGATTGGAACCGAGCCGTTATTCCTGATAGTCGGATTGCTTATAGGATTGGCCGCAGGGACTTATGCCATGCTTCACCTGGTCAGACGTTTCTTTACAGGAGACTAA
- a CDS encoding ATP synthase subunit I, whose translation MPDLKTMFIRQRKYIFLLLSVYVLGWGFTSYQSIFMGLIVGTSLSLFNLWLMVRKTDQFGEAAANGQRMRSLGMLSRMATAVLAVMISMKYPDEVHLISVVLGLMTSYIVIMIDYFLQLFVLRK comes from the coding sequence ATGCCAGACCTCAAAACAATGTTTATACGGCAGCGCAAATACATATTCCTACTGCTGTCAGTCTATGTTCTCGGCTGGGGGTTCACCTCTTATCAATCTATTTTTATGGGGCTGATAGTGGGGACAAGCCTGAGCCTGTTCAATTTATGGCTGATGGTAAGGAAGACGGACCAGTTTGGGGAAGCGGCAGCGAATGGCCAAAGGATGCGGTCTCTCGGGATGCTGTCGAGGATGGCGACGGCAGTGCTTGCCGTCATGATCAGCATGAAGTACCCGGATGAGGTGCACCTGATCAGCGTAGTTCTGGGATTAATGACATCATATATTGTCATTATGATAGATTATTTTCTTCAACTTTTTGTTTTACGTAAATAG